A window of the Pantoea sp. Lij88 genome harbors these coding sequences:
- a CDS encoding molybdopterin-dependent oxidoreductase, which translates to MKKNDLAVMHWGTYHVTTDGDTLTSVRPVAWDRNPSAIGQSLPGAVQSETRVRNPAVRLGYLQNRSASRRGRGKEPFVEVSWEVALQLVADELTRVKTEHGNQAIYAGSYGWSSAGRFHHAQSQLHRFFNHFGGYTASTNTYSIAAGERTLPHIIGDLDELQRHHTHWPVLAAHCELFVAIGGLPLRNAQVNGGGANDHALAHWLTTLRQNGTRFINISPVRNDLAGVADAEWLAIQPGSDTALQLAIGQVLIAESLYDASFVARCTEGFEPYAAYLRGERDGIAKTPEWAAPITGLAAERIRTLARQMASHKTMVNIAWSVQRARQGEQAFWATVATTALLGQIGTPGGGLGFGYASTNLAGAARRQFSGPRLPAGHNPVAQAIPVARIADMLLNPGGHYEFDGQQRVYPDIRLVYWAGGNVFHHHQDINKLIRAWQQPDTLIVHEQFWTAQAKFADIVLPATTSLEREDIGSASNDGFIIAMPQHLPPFAAAKSDYAIFAALAERLGFADAFTQGRDARQWLEAIYEDSRPRAVAQGIELPPFKTFWSEGMWEYPAPETPEIMLKAFRENPELAPLSTPSGKIELFSQQVADFGYEEAPGFAFWYPPEYQAQQQEKQQWPLHLLSSQPRTRLHSQYDHGRVSRATKIAGREPLWMHPEDAASRGIEENSIVKVFNGRGALLAGVHLTQDILPGVVQMSTGAWYDPQEQPDGLPLDKHGNPNVLTQDTGSSRLGQGCSAQTCFVEIILFQAPLPEITAWSPPEFVVQSAE; encoded by the coding sequence ATGAAAAAGAATGATTTAGCGGTGATGCACTGGGGTACCTATCACGTCACCACCGACGGCGACACGCTGACGTCGGTCAGGCCGGTGGCGTGGGATCGTAATCCCTCTGCTATCGGGCAGTCGTTGCCTGGCGCAGTGCAAAGCGAAACCCGGGTCAGAAATCCGGCTGTCAGGCTGGGTTATCTGCAGAACAGAAGCGCCTCACGCAGGGGACGCGGCAAAGAGCCGTTTGTCGAGGTGAGCTGGGAGGTGGCACTGCAACTGGTAGCGGATGAGCTGACGCGGGTGAAAACAGAGCATGGCAATCAGGCGATTTACGCCGGGTCATATGGCTGGTCAAGTGCCGGGCGCTTCCATCACGCCCAGAGCCAGCTTCATCGGTTCTTTAACCATTTTGGCGGCTACACCGCCAGTACCAACACTTACAGCATCGCCGCCGGTGAGCGTACGCTGCCGCATATCATTGGCGATCTGGATGAGTTACAACGTCACCACACTCACTGGCCGGTACTGGCAGCGCACTGCGAACTCTTTGTGGCCATTGGCGGGCTGCCGCTGCGTAATGCTCAGGTCAATGGCGGCGGCGCGAACGATCATGCTCTGGCGCACTGGCTGACCACGCTGCGGCAGAACGGCACCCGGTTTATCAATATCAGCCCGGTCAGAAACGATCTCGCCGGGGTGGCCGATGCAGAGTGGCTGGCGATTCAGCCCGGTTCCGATACGGCACTGCAACTGGCGATTGGGCAGGTACTGATTGCGGAGTCCCTCTACGACGCATCGTTCGTCGCACGCTGTACTGAAGGCTTCGAACCCTACGCGGCTTATCTCCGCGGCGAACGCGATGGCATCGCCAAAACGCCGGAATGGGCCGCGCCGATTACCGGACTGGCGGCTGAGCGCATCCGGACGCTGGCACGGCAAATGGCATCACACAAAACGATGGTGAATATTGCCTGGTCCGTGCAGCGGGCGCGGCAGGGTGAGCAGGCGTTCTGGGCCACGGTCGCGACTACCGCGCTGCTGGGACAGATTGGCACCCCCGGCGGCGGGCTGGGCTTTGGTTACGCCTCGACCAATCTGGCCGGTGCGGCGCGGCGACAGTTTTCCGGGCCGCGCCTGCCTGCCGGTCATAACCCGGTGGCGCAGGCTATTCCGGTTGCTCGCATCGCCGACATGTTACTGAATCCCGGCGGTCATTATGAGTTTGACGGTCAGCAACGGGTCTATCCCGACATCCGCCTGGTCTACTGGGCGGGCGGCAATGTTTTCCACCATCATCAGGATATCAACAAGCTGATACGCGCCTGGCAGCAGCCGGACACGCTGATTGTGCACGAGCAGTTCTGGACAGCGCAGGCAAAATTTGCCGACATCGTCCTGCCCGCCACCACGTCGCTGGAGCGTGAAGATATCGGCAGCGCCAGCAACGACGGGTTTATCATCGCCATGCCACAGCATCTGCCGCCGTTTGCCGCCGCAAAGTCTGACTATGCGATCTTCGCCGCGCTGGCAGAGCGGCTCGGTTTTGCTGACGCTTTTACGCAGGGGCGCGATGCGCGCCAGTGGCTTGAAGCCATCTACGAAGACTCCCGGCCTCGCGCGGTGGCGCAGGGCATTGAACTCCCGCCGTTTAAGACGTTCTGGTCAGAGGGCATGTGGGAATATCCCGCGCCTGAAACACCGGAGATCATGCTGAAAGCGTTTCGGGAGAATCCGGAACTGGCCCCGCTCAGCACGCCATCGGGAAAAATCGAACTCTTTTCGCAGCAGGTGGCTGACTTTGGCTATGAAGAAGCGCCCGGCTTTGCCTTCTGGTACCCGCCGGAATATCAGGCGCAGCAACAGGAGAAGCAGCAGTGGCCGCTGCATCTGCTCTCCAGTCAGCCGCGAACCCGCCTTCACAGTCAGTACGATCATGGCCGGGTCAGCAGGGCTACCAAAATTGCCGGGCGCGAGCCCCTCTGGATGCACCCTGAGGATGCGGCATCGCGGGGCATAGAGGAGAACAGCATTGTAAAAGTCTTCAACGGCCGCGGTGCGCTGCTGGCGGGCGTCCATCTGACGCAGGATATTTTGCCGGGCGTGGTGCAGATGTCGACCGGTGCCTGGTATGACCCGCAGGAGCAGCCTGATGGCCTGCCGCTGGATAAACATGGCAATCCTAATGTGCTGACGCAGGATACCGGCAGTTCGCGGCTGGGCCAGGGGTGCAGCGCGCAGACCTGCTTTGTAGAAATCATACTTTTTCAGGCGCCGCTGCCTGAGATTACGGCGTGGTCACCGCCAGAATTTGTGGTCCAAAGCGCAGAGTAA
- a CDS encoding isopenicillin N synthase family oxygenase — translation MSALTTAELPVIDFALLSGNQQEQQQALDTLSQAARDVGFFYLINHGIDQALLNEVQQVARKFFALPQADKTAVAMANSPHFRGYNLAGVEITRSHPDFREQFDIGAERDALPVTADSPTWQRMQGPNQWPKALPELQTVVTRWQQQMTAVALELLRAFAEALNLPRNAFDNLYGDYPNEHIKLIRYPGRTEGESRQGVGAHKDSGFLTMLLQDDQPGLQVEVTPDNWIDASPLPGAFVVNIGELLELATNGYLRATVHRVVSPQQNNERLSIAFFLGAQLDAVVPVYQLPPQLARLAQGPSSDPLNPLLREVGWNYLKGRLRSHPEVAQRFYPEHNTH, via the coding sequence ATGAGCGCGTTAACCACAGCAGAATTGCCGGTAATTGATTTCGCATTATTGTCAGGTAATCAACAGGAGCAGCAACAGGCTCTGGATACATTAAGCCAGGCCGCGCGTGACGTCGGTTTCTTCTATTTAATCAATCACGGGATCGACCAGGCACTACTAAATGAGGTTCAGCAGGTCGCGCGGAAATTTTTTGCCCTGCCGCAGGCGGATAAAACGGCGGTGGCGATGGCCAACTCCCCACATTTTCGCGGCTATAACCTGGCGGGTGTGGAAATCACCCGCAGTCATCCTGATTTCCGCGAGCAGTTTGATATCGGCGCGGAACGCGATGCGCTGCCCGTCACCGCCGATTCGCCCACCTGGCAGCGGATGCAGGGGCCGAATCAGTGGCCGAAAGCCTTACCGGAATTGCAGACCGTGGTCACCCGCTGGCAGCAGCAGATGACGGCGGTGGCGCTGGAACTGCTGCGCGCCTTTGCGGAAGCACTGAATCTGCCACGCAACGCCTTCGACAACCTCTACGGCGACTATCCCAACGAACATATCAAACTGATCCGCTATCCGGGCCGCACCGAAGGTGAATCACGCCAGGGCGTGGGTGCGCATAAAGATTCCGGCTTCCTGACCATGCTGTTGCAGGATGACCAGCCGGGCCTGCAGGTTGAAGTCACACCGGACAACTGGATCGATGCGTCGCCGCTGCCGGGTGCCTTTGTGGTGAACATTGGCGAACTGCTGGAGCTGGCGACCAACGGCTATCTGCGCGCCACCGTGCATCGCGTGGTGTCACCGCAGCAGAACAATGAGCGTCTTTCGATCGCCTTCTTCCTGGGTGCCCAGCTGGATGCGGTGGTGCCAGTCTACCAGCTTCCACCTCAGCTGGCCCGGCTGGCACAGGGACCGAGCAGCGATCCGCTTAACCCACTGCTGCGCGAAGTCGGCTGGAACTACCTCAAGGGCCGGTTGCGTTCGCATCCGGAAGTCGCCCAGCGTTTCTATCCTGAACACAACACCCACTGA
- a CDS encoding MetQ/NlpA family ABC transporter substrate-binding protein, translating into MIKKRFLLLAGLSLLIAQSLQAAPLRVAADPLPHAEILEYVKTLDPKLDIKIVELSGGVNANELLASGDVDANYFQHLPYLKDQEKALGKTFAVVASVHIEPLGIYSRKVKSLAALPEGASIAVPNNTTNLSRALWLLQDKGVIKLSAKGEAGSTLVTPKDISENPKKIKIVEIESPQLPRSLDDVDAAVINGNYALEAGLTPAKDALGLESAAHNPYANLLVTTPELAKDPRVLQLAKDLRSPQVAAFIRKNYQGSVIPVADEQHD; encoded by the coding sequence ATGATTAAAAAGCGCTTTCTGTTACTTGCCGGTCTTTCACTGCTGATTGCTCAAAGCCTGCAGGCTGCACCACTGCGCGTGGCGGCGGATCCCTTGCCGCACGCGGAAATCCTGGAGTATGTCAAAACCCTGGATCCAAAACTGGATATCAAAATTGTTGAGCTGAGCGGCGGCGTGAATGCCAATGAACTGCTGGCATCCGGGGACGTTGATGCCAACTACTTCCAGCATCTGCCCTACTTAAAAGATCAGGAGAAAGCGCTGGGGAAAACCTTTGCGGTGGTCGCCAGCGTGCACATTGAGCCGCTGGGGATCTATTCGCGCAAGGTGAAGTCGCTGGCGGCGTTGCCAGAGGGCGCCAGCATTGCTGTGCCGAACAACACCACCAACCTGAGCCGTGCGCTCTGGCTGTTGCAGGACAAAGGAGTGATCAAACTGAGTGCGAAGGGCGAAGCGGGTTCGACGCTGGTGACGCCGAAAGATATCAGTGAAAACCCGAAGAAAATTAAAATCGTTGAGATCGAGTCGCCACAGCTGCCGCGTTCGCTGGATGACGTGGATGCCGCCGTCATTAATGGCAACTACGCGCTGGAAGCCGGGCTGACCCCCGCGAAAGATGCGCTGGGACTGGAGTCGGCGGCCCATAACCCTTACGCCAACCTGCTGGTGACGACGCCTGAACTGGCGAAAGATCCGCGCGTGTTACAGCTGGCAAAAGATCTGCGCTCGCCGCAGGTGGCGGCGTTCATTCGTAAAAATTATCAGGGCTCTGTGATTCCGGTTGCGGACGAGCAGCATGATTAA
- a CDS encoding ATP-binding cassette domain-containing protein → MIKISHLSKHYAGAPAPALDDISLTIEEGTIFGILGRSGAGKSTLLRCLNRLESPSSGRIEIDGQDLATMGLAQLRQKRQQMGMIFQHFNLLHSRNVHDNVDLALEIAGVRAAERRQRVASLLKLVGLESSGKAWPSQLSGGQKQRVGIARALAARPRYLLCDEATSALDPETTTSILDLLADIQQQLGITIVLITHEMAVVKRICDGAALLENGQLIESGTLSQIMGREEGRLRKMLLKDGEADRAFIEKYQREALTRCVA, encoded by the coding sequence ATGATTAAAATCAGCCACCTCAGCAAACACTACGCTGGCGCACCCGCGCCAGCTCTGGACGACATCTCACTCACCATTGAAGAGGGCACCATCTTTGGCATCCTCGGGCGGAGCGGGGCAGGTAAAAGCACGCTGCTGCGCTGCCTGAACCGGCTGGAAAGCCCTTCCAGCGGGCGGATTGAGATTGACGGGCAGGATCTCGCCACGATGGGCCTGGCGCAACTGCGTCAGAAACGTCAGCAGATGGGGATGATCTTCCAGCACTTCAATCTGCTGCATTCGCGCAACGTGCATGACAACGTCGATCTGGCGCTGGAGATTGCCGGTGTGCGAGCGGCGGAGCGCCGTCAGCGGGTCGCCTCGCTGCTGAAGCTGGTGGGGCTGGAATCGTCTGGCAAAGCCTGGCCGTCGCAACTCTCAGGCGGACAGAAACAGCGCGTCGGCATCGCCCGCGCCCTGGCCGCCCGACCCCGTTATCTGCTGTGCGATGAGGCGACCAGCGCGCTGGATCCTGAAACCACCACCTCGATTCTTGATCTGCTGGCCGACATTCAGCAGCAGCTCGGTATCACTATCGTGCTGATTACCCATGAAATGGCGGTGGTAAAGCGTATCTGTGACGGTGCGGCGCTGCTGGAGAATGGCCAGCTGATCGAAAGCGGCACGCTGAGCCAGATTATGGGACGTGAAGAAGGTCGCCTGCGCAAAATGTTGCTGAAAGATGGCGAGGCAGACCGGGCGTTTATCGAAAAATATCAGCGTGAGGCATTAACACGATGCGTAGCATGA
- a CDS encoding methionine ABC transporter permease, whose translation MRSMSSARFQELLLNATGETLYMVLLAALFTVAIGLPVGVLLFLTRPKGILPNRAISLLLNALVNTGRALPFVVLLIALIPFTRLLVGTTLGSTAAIVPITLGAFPFFARIVENALDEVDRGRIEAVVSMGGTLWHIVSRVLLPEALPALVAGITLTIVMLIGFSAMAGVVGGGGLGDLAIRYGYQRFDNQIMAATIVVLLALVMLIQKLGDRLVRSLAYRR comes from the coding sequence ATGCGTAGCATGAGTAGTGCACGGTTTCAGGAACTGCTGCTGAACGCCACGGGCGAAACCCTCTACATGGTGCTGCTGGCGGCCCTTTTTACGGTGGCAATAGGCCTGCCGGTGGGCGTACTGCTGTTTCTGACCCGGCCGAAAGGTATTCTGCCGAATCGCGCAATTTCACTGCTGCTGAATGCGCTGGTGAATACCGGACGTGCGCTGCCGTTTGTGGTGCTGCTGATCGCGCTGATCCCCTTTACCCGCTTGCTGGTCGGCACCACCCTGGGCAGCACCGCCGCGATTGTGCCGATTACCCTGGGCGCATTTCCCTTCTTTGCCCGCATCGTAGAGAACGCGCTGGATGAGGTCGATCGTGGCCGCATCGAGGCGGTGGTCTCGATGGGCGGCACGCTGTGGCATATCGTCAGCCGGGTGTTGCTGCCGGAAGCGCTGCCCGCGCTGGTGGCCGGAATTACCCTGACCATTGTGATGCTGATTGGCTTCTCGGCGATGGCGGGCGTGGTCGGTGGCGGCGGACTGGGGGATCTGGCGATTCGTTACGGCTATCAGCGTTTCGACAATCAGATCATGGCGGCCACCATTGTGGTGCTGCTGGCACTGGTGATGCTGATTCAGAAACTCGGCGACCGGCTGGTGCGCTCGCTGGCTTATCGTCGTTAA
- a CDS encoding iron-containing alcohol dehydrogenase family protein, translating into MFRVMSPKGYLQRPGLRAETGKIIRPLASHIHIFTSPRAWEAVNPALSISLEQAGIRWQLDFLTGECTDAAIAALQQQVQTHGATLILAVGGGRVLDCAKAVNDALPDIRLVNVATLAATCAAWSPLAIIYDEQGGHLRSQPLNAMPEWILVDSEVIARSDVRYLRSGIVDALAKWFEFEPYQRQTPHRMAMDLKVSAAWQAVTVLKQWGEKAVADNISQQVTPALEKVIEANIVLAGLANSIQDAMATPGFAHVIHDRLTHQPELHHWLHGEKVGFSLLIQSWIEQQGKQVDPDLMALLRRFHSPLTLPAAINADRVRQIAQQIRFPSASLAHLPFTFDSHLLEQAFLATGAPEQ; encoded by the coding sequence ATGTTTCGTGTGATGTCGCCGAAAGGCTATCTGCAGCGGCCCGGCCTTCGGGCTGAGACAGGGAAGATTATCCGGCCGCTGGCCTCGCATATTCATATCTTCACGTCGCCGCGCGCCTGGGAAGCGGTAAACCCGGCATTGAGCATCAGTCTGGAACAGGCGGGTATTCGCTGGCAGCTCGATTTTCTGACCGGAGAGTGTACCGATGCGGCGATCGCGGCGCTGCAACAACAGGTGCAGACGCACGGAGCTACCCTGATTCTGGCCGTCGGTGGCGGGCGGGTGCTGGACTGTGCCAAAGCGGTCAACGACGCCCTGCCGGATATCCGGCTGGTGAACGTTGCGACGCTGGCCGCAACCTGTGCCGCCTGGTCGCCGCTGGCGATTATTTATGATGAACAGGGCGGCCATCTGCGCAGCCAGCCTCTCAACGCCATGCCGGAGTGGATTCTGGTGGATAGCGAAGTGATCGCCCGAAGCGATGTGCGCTATCTGCGGTCCGGTATTGTCGATGCGCTGGCGAAATGGTTTGAGTTTGAGCCTTATCAGCGACAGACGCCGCACCGGATGGCGATGGATCTCAAAGTCTCTGCCGCCTGGCAGGCGGTGACGGTGCTTAAACAGTGGGGCGAAAAGGCTGTGGCCGACAACATCAGTCAGCAGGTCACGCCAGCGCTGGAGAAGGTGATCGAAGCCAACATTGTGCTGGCGGGACTGGCAAACAGTATTCAGGATGCGATGGCGACCCCCGGCTTTGCCCATGTTATCCACGATCGTCTCACTCACCAGCCTGAACTGCATCACTGGCTGCATGGCGAAAAAGTCGGTTTCAGCCTGCTGATTCAATCCTGGATTGAACAGCAGGGAAAGCAGGTCGATCCGGACCTGATGGCGTTGCTGCGCCGTTTTCACTCGCCCCTGACGCTGCCCGCGGCAATCAATGCCGACAGAGTCCGGCAGATTGCGCAGCAGATCCGCTTTCCTTCGGCCAGCCTGGCGCATCTTCCTTTTACGTTCGACTCTCATCTGCTTGAGCAGGCCTTTCTGGCGACCGGTGCGCCTGAACAGTAA
- a CDS encoding NAD(P)H-dependent oxidoreductase gives MHALIVTSHPNQDAHTHRVADQLAQGIMATGQHTAEKADLAAEGFDPRFTLSDHQLFNGQGVATPDVLAEQQRLDRADALVLVYPVYWWSFPAQLKGWIDRVFIAGWAFDEQDGQLVKRLGHLPVHLVAIGAAETRTFLRRGYFASMRNQIDNGIFDFCGAPVVTSELLLSGDEGYPESHYQLAQQLGQRVFTPQEKHDR, from the coding sequence ATGCATGCATTAATAGTAACTTCCCATCCCAACCAGGATGCGCATACCCACCGCGTAGCGGACCAGCTGGCGCAGGGCATCATGGCGACCGGCCAGCACACGGCGGAAAAGGCCGATCTGGCGGCTGAAGGGTTTGATCCCCGTTTCACGCTCAGCGATCACCAGCTTTTCAACGGGCAGGGGGTGGCGACGCCCGATGTGCTGGCTGAACAGCAGCGGCTGGATCGCGCCGATGCGCTGGTGCTGGTCTATCCGGTTTACTGGTGGTCATTCCCGGCACAGCTCAAAGGCTGGATCGACCGGGTCTTCATCGCGGGCTGGGCCTTTGATGAGCAGGATGGCCAGCTGGTTAAACGCCTTGGGCATCTTCCCGTCCATCTGGTGGCAATTGGTGCAGCGGAAACCCGTACTTTTCTGCGGCGCGGCTATTTCGCCAGCATGCGGAATCAGATTGATAACGGCATCTTTGACTTCTGTGGTGCGCCGGTGGTCACCAGCGAGCTGTTGCTGAGCGGCGATGAAGGTTATCCTGAGTCGCACTATCAGCTGGCGCAGCAACTGGGTCAGCGTGTGTTCACCCCTCAGGAAAAACATGACCGTTGA
- a CDS encoding TetR/AcrR family transcriptional regulator, with protein MTVEKTPRKRLSREARRRQLSDVAWQILQTEGSEALTLARVGEAAGVSKPVVYDHFTTRHGLLAALYDDFDRRQTELMEAAMNAAPMQLQQKAEVLAACYVDCVMTEGREIPELISALSTSPELAAVKRHYQLDYIARCQRWFAPFADRRRIPEAGMWGLLGGADAIAGAVARGDVGKPDGEQAITAMVVALVAGSRASGSA; from the coding sequence ATGACCGTTGAAAAAACACCCCGTAAGCGTCTGTCACGCGAGGCCCGACGCAGGCAGTTGTCGGATGTCGCGTGGCAGATTCTGCAAACCGAAGGCAGCGAGGCGCTGACCCTGGCGCGGGTCGGCGAAGCGGCGGGAGTCAGTAAACCGGTGGTGTATGACCATTTCACCACCCGTCATGGGCTGCTGGCGGCCTTGTATGACGATTTTGATCGCCGCCAGACCGAACTCATGGAAGCGGCGATGAATGCCGCACCGATGCAGCTGCAACAAAAAGCGGAAGTGCTCGCTGCCTGCTACGTCGACTGCGTGATGACCGAGGGGCGCGAAATACCGGAACTCATTTCAGCGCTGAGCACCTCACCGGAGCTGGCGGCCGTTAAACGCCACTATCAGCTCGACTATATCGCCCGCTGTCAGCGCTGGTTTGCGCCTTTCGCTGACCGCCGCAGGATTCCTGAAGCCGGCATGTGGGGCCTGCTGGGCGGCGCAGATGCCATCGCCGGCGCGGTGGCACGCGGCGATGTTGGCAAACCGGACGGCGAGCAGGCGATCACGGCCATGGTCGTGGCGCTGGTGGCAGGCAGTCGTGCGTCGGGATCGGCGTAG
- the malG gene encoding maltose ABC transporter permease MalG codes for MAMVQPKSQRLRLFTTHLLLLLFIAAILFPLLMVIAISLRAGNFATGSLIPEQISWEHWRLALGFSVEHADGSVTPPPFPVLLWLWNSIKIAAISALGIVALSTTCAYAFARMRFTGRASLLKGMLIFQMFPAVLSLVALYALFDRLGQYLPFIGLNTHGGVIFAYLGGIALHVWTIKGYFETIDGSLEEAAALDGATPWQAFRLVLLPLSVPILAVVFILAFIAAVTEVPVASLLLRDVNSYTLAVGMQQYLNPQNYLWGDFAAAAVLSAIPITLVFLLAQRWLVSGLTAGGVKG; via the coding sequence ATGGCAATGGTACAACCTAAATCACAACGGCTGCGTCTGTTCACCACGCATCTGCTGCTGCTGTTATTTATCGCGGCGATTCTCTTCCCGCTGCTGATGGTGATCGCGATTTCCCTGCGTGCCGGTAACTTCGCCACCGGCAGCCTGATTCCGGAGCAGATCTCCTGGGAGCACTGGCGGCTGGCGCTGGGTTTTAGCGTGGAACATGCGGATGGAAGCGTAACACCGCCGCCCTTCCCGGTGCTGCTGTGGTTATGGAACTCGATCAAGATTGCGGCGATCAGTGCGCTGGGCATTGTGGCGCTCTCCACCACCTGCGCCTATGCGTTTGCCCGCATGCGCTTTACTGGTCGCGCCAGCCTGCTAAAGGGGATGCTGATTTTCCAGATGTTCCCGGCGGTACTATCACTGGTGGCGCTCTATGCCTTATTTGATCGTCTCGGCCAGTATCTGCCTTTCATCGGGCTGAATACCCACGGTGGGGTGATCTTCGCCTATCTGGGGGGGATCGCGCTGCATGTCTGGACCATCAAAGGCTATTTCGAAACGATCGACGGGTCACTGGAAGAGGCCGCCGCGCTGGATGGCGCAACGCCGTGGCAGGCGTTCCGGCTGGTGCTGCTGCCGCTGTCGGTGCCGATTCTGGCGGTGGTGTTTATTCTGGCGTTTATCGCTGCGGTGACGGAAGTGCCGGTGGCGTCGCTGCTGCTGCGCGACGTGAACAGCTACACCCTGGCGGTCGGCATGCAGCAGTACCTCAATCCGCAGAACTATTTATGGGGAGATTTTGCCGCCGCGGCGGTGCTCTCTGCGATTCCGATTACCCTGGTGTTCCTGCTGGCACAGCGCTGGCTGGTGAGCGGCTTAACCGCGGGCGGGGTGAAAGGCTAA
- the malF gene encoding maltose ABC transporter permease MalF, with product MSGKPKTRSLLLKSVLIGICCLLVGYLLVLMYAQGEYLFALLTLILSATGLWIFANRRAYAWRYVYPGVAGMALFVLFPLACTIAIAFTNYSSTNQLTFERAQQVLLGRTFQSGEAVSFSLFPAGDRWQLVLNDGKADFVSPPFQFGPEQTLKMAATTPPAGERATLRVITTNRQALSQIRAELPDGRQLRMSSLRQFSGTQPLYRVGAQDELINQQSGTHYRANPQTGFYQAVNADNNGGNETLSPGFTVNTGWKNFVRVFTDEGIQKPFLAIFGWTLLFSLITVVLTVAVGMVLACLVQWEALRGKAVYRVMLILPYAVPAFISILIFKGLFNQSFGEINVMLSALSGVKPAWFSDPTLARAMLIIVNTWLGYPYMMILCMGLLKAIPDDLYEASAMDGAGPLQNFFLITLPLLLKPLMPLMIASFAFNFNNFVLVQLLTNGGPDRLGTTTPAGYTDLLVNYTWRIAFEGGGGQDFGLAAAIATLIFLLVGALAVINLKASRMKFD from the coding sequence ATGTCAGGAAAACCGAAAACGCGCAGTCTGTTGCTGAAAAGCGTTCTCATCGGGATCTGCTGTCTGCTGGTCGGCTATCTGCTGGTGCTGATGTACGCGCAGGGCGAATATCTGTTTGCGCTGCTGACGCTGATCCTCAGTGCGACCGGGCTGTGGATTTTTGCTAATCGTCGCGCCTATGCGTGGCGTTATGTTTATCCCGGCGTGGCCGGAATGGCGCTGTTTGTGCTGTTCCCCCTCGCCTGCACCATCGCCATCGCCTTTACCAATTACAGCAGCACCAACCAGCTCACCTTTGAGCGGGCGCAGCAGGTGCTGCTGGGCCGCACCTTCCAGTCGGGTGAGGCGGTCAGTTTCTCACTGTTCCCGGCTGGCGATCGCTGGCAGCTGGTGCTGAATGATGGCAAAGCCGACTTTGTCTCGCCGCCCTTTCAGTTTGGCCCGGAACAGACGCTGAAAATGGCAGCCACGACGCCACCCGCTGGTGAACGCGCGACCTTAAGAGTCATCACCACGAATCGTCAGGCGCTGAGCCAGATCCGCGCTGAGCTGCCGGATGGCCGTCAGCTGCGGATGAGTTCGCTGCGTCAGTTCTCCGGCACCCAGCCACTCTATCGGGTTGGCGCGCAGGACGAGCTGATTAACCAGCAGAGCGGCACGCATTACCGTGCCAATCCGCAGACCGGCTTCTATCAGGCCGTGAACGCGGATAATAACGGGGGCAACGAGACCTTAAGCCCTGGCTTCACTGTGAATACCGGCTGGAAAAACTTTGTGCGGGTGTTTACTGACGAAGGGATTCAGAAGCCGTTCCTGGCAATATTTGGCTGGACGCTGCTCTTCTCGCTGATCACCGTGGTGCTGACCGTCGCCGTGGGCATGGTGCTGGCCTGTCTGGTGCAGTGGGAAGCATTGCGCGGCAAAGCGGTCTATCGGGTGATGCTGATTCTGCCCTATGCCGTTCCGGCGTTTATCTCGATTCTGATTTTCAAAGGGCTGTTTAACCAGAGTTTTGGTGAGATAAACGTGATGCTCAGCGCGCTGTCTGGTGTGAAGCCCGCCTGGTTCAGCGATCCGACGCTGGCGCGCGCCATGCTGATTATCGTGAATACCTGGCTCGGCTACCCCTACATGATGATCCTCTGCATGGGGCTGCTGAAAGCGATTCCGGACGACCTCTATGAGGCCTCGGCAATGGACGGTGCTGGGCCGCTGCAGAATTTCTTTCTGATTACGCTGCCGCTGCTGCTGAAGCCACTGATGCCGCTGATGATTGCCAGCTTTGCCTTCAACTTTAATAACTTTGTGCTGGTGCAGTTACTGACCAACGGCGGGCCGGATCGCCTCGGCACCACCACGCCAGCCGGTTATACCGATTTGCTGGTGAACTACACCTGGCGTATCGCCTTTGAGGGCGGCGGCGGGCAGGACTTTGGTCTGGCGGCCGCCATTGCGACGCTGATCTTCCTGCTGGTGGGTGCGCTGGCGGTGATTAACCTCAAAGCCTCGCGGATGAAATTCGATTGA